One part of the Fusobacterium pseudoperiodonticum genome encodes these proteins:
- a CDS encoding toxin-antitoxin system YwqK family antitoxin: protein MKKILSALLLIFAMLLSACGGVKYELKDGLMYDSDGKEATGTFEFKTGKYKVKGNFVNGLPDGAFEEYYSDGSIMAKENFVNGEMTSKELFYKNGNLLGNFTENDDIKLYYDDGSLILSYNAEKEESIYYHENGNPLMIGNSYETTLYNENNEVISKLRDDDLTDIGATLKKLDDGTFELVKGNEVIAKIDANDEIINYLYSTGEPLLKVNESTGETEFFFKNGNTFMKGKEGGSILNYRDGKPLYEINGDSETIYNEEGDKIVGGFDLVTDIKKLD from the coding sequence ATGAAAAAAATATTATCAGCACTATTATTAATTTTTGCAATGCTATTATCTGCCTGTGGTGGAGTAAAATATGAATTAAAAGATGGACTTATGTATGATTCTGATGGAAAAGAAGCTACTGGAACATTTGAATTTAAAACAGGTAAATACAAAGTAAAGGGAAATTTTGTAAATGGTTTGCCTGATGGAGCATTTGAAGAATATTATTCAGATGGTAGTATCATGGCAAAAGAAAATTTTGTAAATGGTGAGATGACATCTAAAGAATTATTCTATAAAAATGGTAATTTACTAGGAAATTTTACAGAAAATGATGACATAAAACTTTATTATGATGATGGAAGTCTAATCTTAAGTTATAATGCTGAAAAAGAAGAATCTATTTATTATCATGAAAATGGAAATCCTTTAATGATTGGTAACTCTTATGAAACAACTCTATATAATGAAAATAATGAAGTAATTTCTAAATTGAGAGATGATGATCTAACAGACATTGGTGCAACTCTAAAAAAATTAGATGATGGGACATTTGAACTTGTAAAAGGAAATGAAGTTATTGCTAAGATAGATGCTAATGATGAGATCATAAATTATTTATACTCAACAGGTGAACCTTTACTAAAAGTAAATGAGAGTACGGGAGAAACTGAGTTTTTCTTTAAAAATGGAAATACATTTATGAAAGGAAAAGAAGGTGGAAGCATTCTAAATTATAGAGATGGTAAACCATTATATGAAATAAATGGGGACTCAGAAACTATTTACAACGAAGAAGGGGATAAAATCGTTGGTGGTTTTGACTTAGTTACAGATATAAAAAAATTGGATTAA
- a CDS encoding toxin-antitoxin system YwqK family antitoxin gives MKKILLILLLLFLIPLSACGKAKYEFKDGVIYENGKEATGTFELTINGFKSKGKFINGLADGILEVYYLDGSIMKKSLFSNGVHLKDEVYYRNGKLMSTYLKDKRIDIFYDDGQLLMRSDKEKGEITIYFENGNPLLVIVGTTTSILYNENKEVLSRMENGIRLDDDITFKNLEDGSFELIKNNKVIGKISADGTPTYFYSTGETLMKLDNSIYKTLFKNGNTFFERDGNISRFYYKDGKLLYESKGKEWSFYNREGEKIITAFEEITDIKKID, from the coding sequence ATGAAAAAAATTTTATTAATACTTTTATTATTATTTTTAATACCTTTATCTGCTTGTGGGAAAGCAAAATATGAATTCAAAGATGGAGTTATATATGAGAATGGAAAAGAAGCCACTGGAACTTTTGAGCTAACAATTAATGGTTTTAAATCCAAAGGAAAATTTATTAATGGTCTAGCTGATGGAATCCTTGAAGTATATTATCTTGATGGAAGCATTATGAAAAAGTCTCTTTTTTCAAATGGTGTGCATTTAAAAGATGAAGTATACTATAGAAATGGAAAATTAATGAGCACTTATTTAAAAGATAAAAGAATAGATATTTTCTATGATGATGGTCAACTTCTTATGAGATCTGATAAGGAAAAAGGTGAAATTACAATCTACTTTGAAAATGGAAATCCTTTATTGGTTATTGTTGGAACTACTACTTCAATTTTATATAATGAAAATAAAGAAGTTTTATCTAGAATGGAAAATGGAATTCGCTTAGATGATGATATAACTTTTAAAAATTTAGAAGACGGTTCATTTGAACTTATTAAAAATAATAAAGTTATAGGTAAAATAAGTGCTGATGGAACTCCAACTTATTTCTATTCAACTGGAGAAACATTAATGAAATTGGACAATTCTATATACAAAACTCTCTTTAAAAATGGGAATACTTTTTTTGAAAGAGATGGAAATATTAGCAGATTTTACTATAAAGATGGAAAATTACTATATGAATCTAAAGGTAAAGAATGGAGTTTTTACAATAGAGAAGGTGAAAAAATAATTACTGCTTTTGAAGAAATTACAGATATAAAAAAAATAGATTAA